From a single Pyxidicoccus xibeiensis genomic region:
- a CDS encoding methyl-accepting chemotaxis protein, which produces MSLDTPENKSTSKARAARKAPASKAGAASNKASAAPAPNPAQYKAFTDTLLTVLSGNLQARVPKELAGPGGEEMAHLLNQVLDNLAASEHRKQVSAQEIDQALDSLIGLVREGDLSRWNTSTEDPQLGPLLEGFGKVIETLRTFVREINEAALRLSSSANQVLAASTQHETSSTEQAAAIHETTATMEELKHASAQIAENAGSVARVAEETLGAARAGRGAIGEFIQAMQQIRSDGVAVADSIAKLSKRVERIGTVVEVIDEIADRSDLLALNAALEGSRAGEAGKGFSIVAAEMRRLAENVLDSTKEIKNLITEIREATAAAAGAAEASKAATESGEKLGAVAAQAVEGILAGVQETSDAARVINLATQQQRTATEQVVASMAEIEDVTRQTTQASKQATGAASELTQLAGRLAELIKRFKAD; this is translated from the coding sequence ATGTCCCTGGACACCCCCGAAAACAAGTCTACGTCCAAGGCTCGCGCCGCCCGGAAGGCCCCCGCCTCCAAGGCTGGTGCCGCCTCCAACAAGGCCAGCGCCGCCCCGGCACCGAACCCGGCCCAGTACAAGGCCTTCACCGACACGCTGCTGACGGTGCTGTCCGGCAACCTCCAGGCCCGCGTCCCCAAGGAGCTGGCCGGGCCCGGTGGCGAGGAGATGGCCCACCTGCTGAACCAGGTGCTGGACAACCTCGCCGCGTCCGAGCACCGCAAGCAGGTGTCGGCGCAGGAAATCGACCAGGCTCTCGACTCGCTCATCGGCCTGGTGCGCGAGGGTGACCTGTCCCGGTGGAACACCAGCACCGAAGACCCCCAGCTCGGGCCCCTGCTCGAGGGCTTCGGCAAGGTCATCGAGACGCTGCGCACCTTCGTGCGGGAGATCAACGAGGCGGCCCTGCGGCTGTCCTCGTCCGCCAACCAGGTGCTCGCGGCGTCCACGCAGCACGAGACGTCCTCCACGGAGCAGGCGGCGGCCATCCACGAGACGACCGCCACCATGGAGGAGCTGAAGCACGCGTCCGCGCAGATTGCCGAGAACGCGGGCAGCGTGGCGCGCGTGGCGGAGGAGACGCTCGGCGCGGCGCGCGCGGGCCGGGGCGCCATTGGCGAGTTCATCCAGGCCATGCAGCAGATCCGCAGCGACGGCGTCGCGGTGGCGGACTCCATCGCCAAGCTGTCCAAGCGCGTCGAGCGCATCGGCACCGTGGTGGAGGTCATCGACGAGATTGCCGACCGCTCGGACCTGCTGGCGCTGAACGCGGCGCTGGAAGGCAGCCGCGCGGGTGAGGCCGGCAAGGGCTTCTCCATCGTCGCGGCGGAGATGCGGCGCCTGGCGGAGAACGTCCTGGACTCCACCAAGGAGATCAAGAACCTCATCACGGAGATTCGCGAGGCGACGGCCGCGGCGGCCGGCGCGGCGGAGGCCTCCAAGGCGGCGACCGAGTCCGGCGAGAAGCTGGGCGCGGTGGCGGCGCAGGCCGTCGAGGGCATCCTCGCCGGCGTGCAGGAGACCAGCGACGCGGCGCGCGTCATCAACCTCGCCACGCAGCAGCAGCGCACGGCGACGGAGCAGGTGGTGGCGTCCATGGCGGAGATCGAGGACGTGACGCGCCAGACGACGCAGGCGTCGAAGCAGGCGACCGGCGCGGCGTCGGAGCTCACGCAGCTCGCGGGCCGACTCGCAGAGCTCATCAAGCGCTTCAAGGCCGACTAG
- a CDS encoding chemotaxis protein CheW codes for MAPDRALAAQARPEQEFFCFRVGELRLGVPSENVLEVLRAGLLTPLPRTPSFIMGVTGHRGEVLPVVDLLRFLSKGEARIGPRTRLFVGITGSYVAGVVADTVLGLRRIPVSEILPPPLGGDAAAEHLLGVVQGGGSQDSINLINFSKLLQTARQRAVAR; via the coding sequence ATGGCCCCGGACCGCGCCCTGGCCGCGCAGGCCCGACCGGAGCAGGAGTTCTTCTGCTTCCGGGTGGGCGAGCTGCGTCTCGGTGTTCCCAGCGAGAACGTGCTCGAAGTTCTTCGTGCCGGCCTGCTCACCCCCCTGCCGAGGACCCCCTCCTTCATCATGGGGGTGACGGGCCACCGCGGCGAGGTGCTCCCCGTCGTCGACCTGCTTCGCTTCCTCTCCAAGGGAGAGGCCCGCATCGGCCCGCGCACCCGCCTGTTCGTTGGCATCACCGGCAGCTATGTGGCCGGCGTGGTGGCGGACACGGTGCTGGGCCTGCGCCGCATCCCTGTTTCAGAGATCCTCCCTCCGCCGCTGGGCGGTGACGCCGCCGCAGAGCACCTGCTGGGCGTGGTGCAGGGCGGCGGCAGCCAGGACTCCATCAACCTCATCAACTTCTCCAAGCTGCTGCAGACGGCCCGGCAGCGCGCGGTGGCTCGATGA
- a CDS encoding radical SAM protein — translation MTSAPKLLFADPKGKVMEHPYLLATLRSGEELVPPQDKPIPLPSAGRLVHLPGRLPVGLHPETGELELVREMKVGGKTFVPNAVGALLPPGYTRTFLPGEVKGNGPVLPQWAYTAAAWVGEGPVAWAIHTDRRSHWDPERYSTPEMKALVQQHMERFPDNRVLKQLKTCALIYRCFTSQNTFYLRDEAAIPASVMCNARCVGCISDQPADGPPASHERMDDGPTGEEMGQIGLYHLQHAPGRTMVSFGQGCEGEPLTRWKQIAEAIRYMRAHTKHGSININTNASLTRGLEALFDAGLDAIRVSLNSAVKDLYEAYYKPVKYGWEDVEASIALARERGAYLALNLLLFPGVTDREGEVKALERLVKKYRVDQVQTRSLCIDPIQYLEVARDRGAGGEPVGIRTLLQRLKAARPGLVIGNFARGLDERENAAGRP, via the coding sequence ATGACGTCCGCGCCGAAGCTGCTGTTCGCCGACCCCAAGGGCAAGGTGATGGAGCACCCGTACCTGCTCGCCACGCTGCGCAGTGGCGAGGAGCTCGTTCCTCCCCAGGACAAGCCCATCCCCCTGCCGTCGGCCGGGCGCCTGGTGCACCTGCCCGGCCGGCTGCCGGTGGGGCTCCACCCGGAGACGGGCGAGCTGGAGCTGGTGCGGGAGATGAAGGTGGGCGGCAAGACGTTCGTCCCCAACGCGGTGGGCGCGCTGCTGCCGCCGGGGTACACGCGGACGTTCCTGCCCGGCGAGGTGAAGGGGAACGGGCCGGTGCTGCCGCAGTGGGCGTACACCGCCGCGGCGTGGGTGGGCGAGGGGCCGGTGGCCTGGGCCATCCACACGGACCGGCGCTCGCACTGGGACCCGGAGCGCTACTCCACGCCGGAGATGAAGGCGCTGGTGCAGCAGCACATGGAGCGCTTCCCGGACAACCGCGTGCTGAAGCAGCTGAAGACGTGCGCGCTCATCTACCGGTGCTTCACGTCGCAGAACACGTTCTACCTGCGGGACGAGGCCGCCATCCCCGCGTCCGTCATGTGCAACGCGCGCTGCGTGGGCTGCATCTCCGACCAGCCCGCGGACGGCCCGCCCGCCTCGCACGAGCGCATGGACGACGGGCCCACCGGCGAGGAGATGGGGCAGATTGGCCTGTACCACCTGCAGCACGCGCCGGGCCGCACCATGGTCAGCTTCGGGCAGGGCTGCGAGGGCGAGCCGCTCACGCGCTGGAAGCAGATTGCCGAGGCCATCCGCTACATGCGCGCGCACACGAAGCACGGCTCCATCAACATCAACACCAACGCCAGCCTCACGCGCGGCCTGGAGGCCCTCTTCGACGCGGGGCTGGACGCCATCCGCGTGTCCCTCAACTCGGCGGTGAAGGACCTCTACGAGGCCTACTACAAGCCGGTGAAGTACGGCTGGGAGGACGTGGAGGCGTCCATTGCCCTCGCGCGTGAGCGCGGCGCGTACCTGGCGCTCAACCTGCTGCTGTTCCCCGGCGTCACGGACCGCGAGGGCGAGGTGAAGGCCCTGGAGCGGCTGGTGAAGAAGTACCGCGTGGACCAGGTGCAGACGCGCTCGCTGTGCATCGACCCCATCCAGTACCTGGAGGTGGCGCGCGACAGGGGCGCCGGAGGAGAGCCGGTGGGCATCCGCACGCTGCTGCAGCGGCTGAAGGCCGCGCGGCCGGGGCTCGTCATCGGCAACTTCGCGCGCGGCCTGGACGAGCGGGAGAACGCGGCGGGGCGCCCGTAG
- a CDS encoding sigma-70 family RNA polymerase sigma factor, with protein MLDFRQPNRTKQEFEELALAHLDPLYSAALRLTKNERDAEDLVQDTCMRAYRFFDKFERGTNIKAWLFKILTNTFINRYRRKVKERTVVEGVEREAVHERFVSRDATDFAANPEQYFFDRLLSDDVLRAIDSLPIDFRLVVILADLQEFSYKEIAEILECPVGTVMSRLFRGRKLLQKNLRDYAQGQGVFRHDGDPVPAPADLEEYRRRKKTG; from the coding sequence ATGTTGGACTTCAGGCAACCCAACCGAACGAAGCAGGAATTCGAAGAGCTGGCGCTGGCCCACCTGGACCCGCTCTATTCCGCGGCCCTGCGGCTGACGAAGAATGAGCGCGACGCGGAGGACCTCGTGCAGGACACCTGCATGCGGGCCTACCGCTTCTTCGACAAGTTCGAGCGGGGCACCAACATCAAGGCCTGGCTCTTCAAGATCCTCACGAACACCTTCATCAACCGCTACCGCCGCAAGGTGAAGGAGCGCACGGTGGTGGAGGGCGTGGAGCGCGAGGCGGTGCATGAGCGCTTCGTGAGCCGGGACGCGACGGACTTCGCGGCCAACCCGGAGCAGTACTTCTTCGACCGGCTCCTGTCGGACGACGTGCTGCGGGCCATCGACTCGCTGCCCATCGACTTCCGGCTGGTGGTCATCCTCGCGGACCTGCAGGAGTTCTCCTACAAGGAGATCGCCGAGATTCTCGAGTGCCCCGTGGGCACGGTGATGAGCCGACTGTTCCGTGGCCGGAAGTTGCTGCAGAAGAACCTTCGGGACTATGCGCAGGGCCAGGGTGTTTTCCGGCATGATGGTGACCCCGTCCCTGCCCCCGCAGACCTCGAAGAGTATCGACGCAGGAAGAAGACGGGGTAG
- a CDS encoding anti-sigma factor family protein, whose protein sequence is MTCQELDRLLYPYLDGEFQPEERMDLETHLSGCADCQRRVEEERHMQQALRRAARHSVQGMRAPASLRAGIQMGLHREQRRAQYGVWLRAGAMALVVVTVGGGWVAYQSEQRERSARREVVKHHSKIVGMPFDFDAKDSSPEQMAEWVQSKVDRRVTLPQLPNAKPLGGRLSILNGREVAYISYETLPRHEGEPGRRLGVFVLPDGEPGPSVQPLEAVEVAPTEGFNVVTWRDAKDEIVYEMVTDMDEDDIRRMLAARDSGATLAQKQPPVETEEPLFSHPPASRPQQSRPFSVAPATYSR, encoded by the coding sequence ATGACCTGCCAGGAACTCGATCGGCTGCTCTATCCGTACCTCGACGGTGAATTCCAGCCCGAGGAGCGGATGGATCTCGAAACCCACCTCTCCGGGTGCGCTGACTGTCAGCGCCGCGTCGAGGAGGAGAGGCACATGCAGCAGGCGCTGCGGCGTGCCGCGCGCCACTCCGTGCAGGGGATGCGGGCTCCCGCGTCCCTGCGCGCCGGCATCCAGATGGGGCTCCACCGCGAGCAGCGCCGCGCCCAGTACGGCGTGTGGCTGCGCGCGGGGGCCATGGCCCTGGTGGTGGTGACGGTGGGCGGCGGCTGGGTGGCGTACCAGTCCGAGCAGCGCGAGCGCTCCGCGCGGCGCGAGGTGGTGAAGCACCACAGCAAGATTGTCGGGATGCCCTTCGACTTCGACGCGAAGGACAGCTCCCCCGAGCAGATGGCCGAGTGGGTGCAGAGCAAGGTGGACCGCCGCGTCACCCTGCCCCAGCTGCCCAACGCCAAGCCCCTGGGCGGGCGCCTGTCCATCCTCAATGGCCGGGAGGTCGCGTACATCAGCTACGAGACGCTGCCGCGGCACGAGGGAGAGCCGGGCCGCCGCCTCGGCGTCTTCGTGCTCCCCGACGGAGAGCCGGGGCCCAGCGTCCAGCCGCTGGAGGCGGTGGAGGTGGCGCCCACCGAGGGCTTCAACGTCGTCACCTGGCGGGACGCGAAGGACGAAATCGTCTACGAGATGGTGACGGACATGGACGAGGACGACATCCGCCGGATGCTCGCCGCGCGCGACAGCGGCGCGACGCTCGCCCAGAAGCAGCCGCCGGTGGAGACCGAGGAGCCGCTCTTCTCGCATCCGCCCGCCTCACGCCCGCAGCAGAGCCGCCCCTTCTCCGTCGCACCGGCGACCTACTCCCGGTAG
- a CDS encoding response regulator: protein MSRVLVIDDSPMLVELTVRALTAAGYQASGAQDLASLDQKLTEGPFALILMDVNMPEMFGDDVVEYLRRQKKVTSKLVLYSDIPEAELDAKTRASGADGYILKSGGLEAVLGGVMGLIGPPALGIPTAVPAPAAAPAAPAAPQAPAATTGLPKAPATAGGRKPRILIVDDSEMTARIIEADLVSKGFEVHVADTADKATKIILKKQTRPDLVLLDVRMPNVNGEQFCRFIKSNSLFKGIKVLLCSGENVEELQRICREAGADGYIPKDAVMGNMVAKELLPPSNE from the coding sequence ATGTCGCGCGTACTGGTCATTGACGACAGCCCGATGCTGGTGGAGCTCACCGTACGGGCACTGACCGCCGCTGGCTACCAGGCGAGCGGCGCGCAGGACCTGGCCAGCCTCGACCAGAAGCTCACCGAGGGGCCGTTCGCGCTCATCCTCATGGACGTGAACATGCCGGAGATGTTTGGCGACGATGTCGTCGAGTATCTCCGGAGGCAGAAGAAGGTCACCTCCAAGCTGGTGCTGTACTCCGACATCCCCGAGGCCGAGCTGGACGCCAAGACCCGGGCCTCCGGCGCGGACGGCTACATCCTCAAGAGCGGAGGGCTGGAGGCGGTGCTGGGCGGGGTCATGGGTCTGATTGGCCCCCCTGCCCTGGGCATCCCCACGGCCGTGCCCGCCCCGGCGGCGGCGCCCGCGGCTCCTGCGGCGCCCCAGGCCCCGGCGGCGACCACCGGCCTTCCCAAGGCCCCGGCCACCGCGGGCGGGCGCAAGCCGCGCATCCTCATCGTGGACGACAGCGAGATGACGGCCCGCATCATCGAAGCGGACCTCGTGTCCAAGGGCTTCGAGGTGCACGTGGCCGACACCGCGGACAAGGCCACGAAGATCATCCTCAAGAAGCAGACGCGTCCGGACCTGGTGCTGCTGGACGTGCGCATGCCCAACGTGAATGGCGAGCAGTTCTGCCGCTTCATCAAGAGCAACAGCCTCTTCAAGGGCATCAAGGTGCTGCTGTGCTCCGGGGAGAACGTCGAGGAGCTCCAGCGCATCTGCCGCGAGGCGGGCGCCGACGGCTACATCCCCAAGGACGCGGTGATGGGGAACATGGTCGCCAAGGAGCTGCTGCCCCCCAGCAACGAGTAG
- the ald gene encoding alanine dehydrogenase, with protein MIVGVPKEIKTREYRVGMVPAGVRALTSAGHTVLVETNAGIGSGIPDSEYQRVGAQIIATADEVWKRAEMVVKVKEPIAPEYERMQPGQIIYTYFHLAGVDPELTKTLIKKKATAVAYETLQLDDGSLPLLKPMSEVAGKMAIQVGAACLEKAHGGKGILLGGVPGVRRGRVTVIGGGVVGLCAAKVAVGMGAEVTILDVNLERLTYLDDVFLGRTSVLASDTESIAKSVRESDLVVGGVLIPGGKAPKLVSEALIAEMSPGSVVVDVAVDQGGCIETCKPTTHDNPTFVVHGVVHYCVANMPGAVPQTSTYALTNTTRPYARKIADMGLVEAIKSDKALARAINTYNGHITYEAVAKDMGYEYVPLTDALAGRK; from the coding sequence GTGATCGTCGGAGTTCCCAAAGAGATCAAAACCCGTGAGTACCGCGTCGGCATGGTCCCCGCGGGCGTGCGCGCGCTCACGAGCGCGGGCCACACGGTGCTGGTCGAGACGAACGCTGGCATCGGCTCCGGCATCCCCGACTCCGAGTACCAGCGCGTTGGCGCGCAGATCATCGCCACCGCGGACGAGGTCTGGAAGCGCGCGGAGATGGTCGTCAAGGTCAAGGAGCCCATCGCGCCCGAGTACGAGCGCATGCAGCCCGGCCAGATCATCTACACGTACTTCCACCTGGCGGGCGTGGACCCCGAGCTGACCAAGACGCTCATCAAGAAGAAGGCGACGGCCGTCGCGTACGAGACGCTGCAGCTCGACGACGGCAGCCTGCCCCTGCTCAAGCCCATGTCCGAGGTGGCCGGAAAGATGGCCATCCAGGTGGGCGCCGCGTGCCTGGAGAAGGCCCACGGTGGCAAGGGCATCCTCCTGGGCGGCGTGCCCGGCGTGCGCCGCGGCCGCGTGACGGTCATCGGCGGTGGCGTCGTCGGTCTGTGCGCCGCCAAGGTGGCGGTGGGCATGGGCGCCGAGGTCACCATCCTCGACGTCAACCTGGAGCGCCTCACCTACCTGGACGACGTGTTCCTCGGCCGCACCAGCGTGCTGGCGTCGGACACGGAGAGCATCGCCAAGTCCGTGCGTGAGTCGGACCTCGTGGTCGGCGGCGTGCTCATCCCCGGTGGCAAGGCCCCCAAGCTCGTCTCCGAGGCCCTCATCGCCGAGATGAGCCCCGGCTCCGTCGTCGTCGACGTCGCGGTGGACCAGGGCGGCTGCATCGAGACCTGCAAGCCCACCACCCACGACAACCCGACCTTCGTCGTCCACGGCGTGGTCCACTACTGCGTGGCCAACATGCCCGGCGCGGTGCCCCAGACGTCCACCTACGCCCTCACCAACACCACCCGCCCCTACGCGCGGAAGATCGCCGACATGGGCCTGGTGGAGGCCATCAAGTCGGACAAGGCCCTTGCCCGTGCCATCAACACCTACAACGGCCACATCACCTACGAGGCCGTCGCCAAGGACATGGGCTACGAGTACGTGCCGCTGACGGACGCGCTCGCCGGCCGCAAGTAG
- a CDS encoding CheW domain-containing protein, which translates to MKDESDAAQEQEEVDILFFDIGDSLYGTDASQVVRIDRSLPEDITLPELGLPHRGHRAIVFDTPEGEGHLKVDAVHAVRTIPLSSLRRMPPTAGAAPYAVGVCLEEARTVLLIDLVETARTQGTQGRH; encoded by the coding sequence ATGAAAGACGAGTCCGACGCCGCGCAGGAACAGGAGGAGGTGGACATCCTGTTCTTCGACATCGGCGACTCCCTGTACGGCACGGATGCCTCGCAGGTGGTGCGCATCGACCGCTCATTGCCCGAGGACATCACGCTGCCCGAGCTGGGACTGCCACACCGCGGCCACCGCGCCATCGTCTTCGACACCCCGGAGGGCGAGGGCCACCTCAAGGTGGATGCCGTCCACGCCGTCCGCACCATCCCTCTGTCCTCGCTGCGCCGGATGCCCCCCACGGCCGGCGCGGCCCCGTATGCCGTCGGCGTGTGCCTCGAAGAGGCGCGCACCGTGTTGCTCATCGACCTGGTCGAAACCGCCAGGACCCAAGGAACTCAAGGAAGGCACTGA
- a CDS encoding response regulator, which yields MSKKILIVESDTALSASLRQALEGRGFTVDETTDGKGSVEQIRRDRPDLVVLAVDLSAGQNGYLICGKLKKDDDLKNVPIVIIGNPDGFAQHRKLKAHADEYVAKPVDAALLVERVGALIGFPELSATEDVVDESLTLDALGDEPMTADFGEEISVDTGEEAAVQGEELDLDAAFSDMSAPESEPAIEEEPVVAPPDAVVEGVEEDFASLDSLGTDADDALDSLDDSEKTVVGFMPAPAPVKPPEPVKPLEPVKAPEPAPRAVTPPRAVMPPARTTAPATAPAAPVTSAADAAELRNLRAKVAELQASLEDSRGVASQADDRVRELEAELESKATELETARAATGKNDKDTFALRDAVNKRDKEILRLKTELNQKDQEIVELKDQHLELEQKSSTAESEIARRDAQIKTLTSKADTLAAERKRVDQQLATAKEEARGATAQLSALQAELDQHQSQAQAYSAELEELRGRTGQLEADVQAAQEEAEALRAQVDSAQRDAEALRAQLEQAQTELSEQSTRAADEADELRKRIGELEAAAVRNEERVTKLYARIKNDEKLREKTKKAIAIAQQLLDEPASAVVDDADEAAA from the coding sequence ATGTCGAAGAAAATCCTGATCGTCGAAAGCGACACCGCCCTCTCCGCCTCCCTGCGCCAGGCCCTCGAGGGCCGGGGCTTCACGGTGGACGAGACCACCGACGGCAAGGGCAGCGTGGAGCAGATCCGTCGCGACCGGCCGGACCTCGTGGTGCTCGCGGTGGACCTGTCCGCCGGGCAGAACGGGTACCTCATCTGCGGCAAGCTGAAGAAGGACGACGACCTCAAGAACGTCCCCATCGTCATCATCGGCAACCCGGACGGCTTCGCGCAGCACCGCAAGCTGAAGGCGCACGCGGACGAGTACGTCGCCAAGCCGGTGGATGCCGCGCTGCTGGTGGAGCGCGTGGGCGCGCTCATCGGCTTCCCGGAGTTATCCGCCACCGAGGACGTGGTGGACGAGAGCCTCACGCTGGACGCGCTCGGCGACGAGCCGATGACGGCGGACTTCGGTGAGGAGATCTCCGTCGACACCGGCGAGGAGGCCGCGGTGCAGGGCGAGGAGCTGGACCTCGACGCCGCCTTCAGCGACATGTCCGCGCCGGAGAGCGAGCCCGCCATCGAGGAGGAGCCCGTCGTCGCTCCGCCCGACGCGGTGGTGGAGGGCGTCGAGGAGGACTTCGCCTCGCTGGACTCGCTGGGCACGGACGCGGACGACGCGCTGGACTCGCTGGATGACTCGGAGAAGACGGTGGTGGGCTTCATGCCCGCCCCCGCGCCGGTGAAGCCTCCGGAGCCGGTGAAGCCTCTGGAGCCCGTGAAGGCCCCGGAGCCCGCGCCCCGCGCCGTCACGCCGCCCCGCGCCGTCATGCCGCCCGCGCGCACCACGGCGCCGGCGACGGCCCCCGCGGCCCCTGTCACGTCCGCCGCGGATGCCGCCGAGCTGCGCAACCTGCGCGCGAAGGTGGCCGAGCTGCAGGCGTCGCTGGAGGACTCGCGCGGCGTGGCCAGCCAGGCCGACGACCGCGTGCGCGAGCTGGAGGCCGAGCTGGAGAGCAAGGCCACCGAGCTGGAGACGGCACGCGCGGCGACCGGGAAGAACGACAAGGACACCTTCGCCCTGCGTGACGCCGTCAACAAGCGGGACAAGGAGATCCTCCGCCTCAAGACGGAGCTGAACCAGAAGGACCAGGAGATCGTCGAGCTCAAGGACCAGCACCTGGAGCTGGAGCAGAAGTCCAGCACGGCCGAGTCCGAGATTGCCCGCCGCGACGCGCAGATCAAGACGCTGACGTCCAAGGCGGACACGCTGGCCGCGGAGCGCAAGCGCGTGGACCAGCAGCTCGCCACCGCCAAGGAGGAGGCGCGCGGCGCCACCGCGCAGCTGTCCGCGCTCCAGGCGGAGCTGGACCAGCACCAGTCCCAGGCGCAGGCGTACAGCGCGGAGCTGGAGGAGCTGCGTGGCCGTACCGGTCAGCTCGAGGCGGACGTGCAGGCCGCCCAGGAGGAGGCCGAGGCGCTGCGCGCCCAGGTGGACTCCGCCCAGCGCGACGCCGAGGCGCTGCGCGCCCAGCTCGAGCAGGCCCAGACGGAGCTGTCCGAGCAGAGCACCCGCGCGGCCGACGAGGCCGACGAGCTGCGCAAGCGCATTGGCGAGCTGGAGGCCGCGGCCGTCCGGAACGAGGAGCGCGTGACGAAGCTCTACGCGCGCATCAAGAACGACGAGAAGCTGCGCGAGAAGACGAAGAAGGCCATCGCCATCGCCCAGCAGCTGCTCGACGAGCCCGCCTCCGCCGTGGTGGACGACGCGGACGAGGCCGCGGCCTGA